One Euwallacea fornicatus isolate EFF26 chromosome 22, ASM4011564v1, whole genome shotgun sequence genomic region harbors:
- the LOC136346142 gene encoding uncharacterized protein: MLPNRKRKSSLEREPQNPKIKKLKDAWKTFPEIKGLLNETSLDQTGPEPINEAKIKMNKLLPDDYDFIILTASTKPDDQNQGSDAVFGCIRLPILTKEDAFKWLKKFEKKTFTSYRSQSHWKCNSGTGLTKNKFVCSFRNPNKLSDSCKACLIFTIKDANEVATNPDYYLRDFPSQVIIQFCHNHQIDVDLFLRNLRPTKDLSDVFKIYYMYGHSPFSALICHKCDLHSSYGPEFYNVVSSNGICPPYSWCSQEYEQLFNRGFIEPGKVELMERLQEVIEKYNEECGSKCAVLTEDKDLMLCICAPLMKSVFESGFAEDLITVRCFSGPKAASEHQKLILFLCHTPIGSLPFGIVLTRSEDTTVACNGVKTLLMLLGMPSYSPKTIIVDENSFVHKTLKETFPTSEIIFNEFQLLQSIWRVIRLVCENDHEEFQALYNMFLVILSSRSEEDFNRNFDNLHIYADKYPKLSDFVKYFKLKFNNYVLYCRPQVEFNIDVLNYTDSGTIILQDVSVKYCDYFNILQIFDFLTKTYVTHYERKLGNIVDGDLKGFFKTNFYVPLNQISGFSCTKVSDTEFLVALNNTQFYVNAELDTCTCEVGVHGGSCVHQYIVENEVGLLPECYTPLGEDMLAILKSILTYKGSINKTSQITHICQDEENDNIKIEVDSVIDVNSLGLVDEIFLSSSKINNPFTITKIDEEFVKEQLGDKHAELEETNTQINREEELIRNDEKAGEIAEFLTNLNENSSFSSVGAATETKETTNTIEDFRNQFPDHIEIINEEDTELPEESYFAEYKVMDKGVLSIVTDNDYTNTSIPSTSEDLVDSFEDSNLVLISPKDFFDGPEKGEDDATDNSDSKVNILSSVVIKPRKSPSQEKIPTKMSLKDLRKKDSKMSSNSNLVARINEVSISRVPTKKVNSFNGRSLKSVSPDNKPPKITGLTVLQTLQQKPDLLVVPTSIDELKIVNKHEDLKKEEIMAHLLNVTAGENKDTAETEEIIKFVVEEDPEIAPKTIKKPGKESSLDLSGYVSDTVGDIIEIDSDDLEELASKEYFPLTNSSFKMQSKNNITDSGDVFKTQLSTAFGQLTELANKNTFKQSVSKFLNKFKELKSSDKLVSALENFGSELPVQIKTQLVPRKSPGINCELSDFSDDSSDFEHYSDCRTSCSEYHSELEELDDEDYQEYLRQEAKANESVMRLPSDLPGNLNRPFGIENKPSQNSRTATLTKPQANVSHVKKGTPMKKRFYSSDDSDSDASKSSGVLKSNVLRSVGLTARRVTPNVKQILPSDVGRNWISKNNSLNKRGFFQRNVIVQPNYRTFVSSDTSESDSEAKPAKTKLQPRIKSITNNPKKRVQRKKSESGIDSEVSEPSKAAKTITALSPGNMVKHDTRELEHILTGDDAKVPCQPKRNKLKTSLLENEELAFLFDDPRFEAIVMDTEDPPNDVSNLSIPKPKKNSNGDALRNELREAVDDITTMLIGPQETKQASVKPGKSNLEFVKVKSEKTVNHRNYKGTNLKLERMKISRSLFDRRNCESTNFRPEKVKMERSLLDGRNSKGTSMPASILEPRNLGYEDIYKQFLENSHIHKEKKPAVKARAKINFPEEASSSDSEDSEILEKLTFSKKNQRRKQKVPDLQLIVLIERNMLVEEKCRAMKRKQAGWKGKRGYKELLENAQRMKFM, translated from the exons atgttacCCAACAGGAAAAGGAAGAGCTCTTTGGAGAGAGAACCCCAAAATCCGAAAATCAAG aaattaaaggATGCTTGGAAAACTTTTCCAGAAATTAAAGGCTTATTAAATGAAACTTCTTTGGACCAGACAGGACCTGAGCCTATCAATGAGGCAAAAATTAAG aTGAATAAGTTATTGCCTGATGACTATGACTTTATAATACTAACAGCAAGCACGAAACCTGATGATCAGAATCAAGGCAGTGATGCAGTATTTGGCTGCATACGGCTGCCAATACTTACCAAAGAAGATGCCTTTAAGtggttaaagaaatttgagaAGAAGACATTCACTTCATATAGATCACAGAGTCATTGGAAATGTAATTCTGGGACTGGACTTACCAAG AACAAATTCGTCTGCTCCTTCCGGAATCCAAACAAATTATCAGATTCGTGCAAAGCCTGCTTAATATTCACCATCAAAGATGCAAATGAAGTTGC GACTAATCCTGACTATTACTTAAGGGACTTTCCGTCCCAAGTGATAATCCAGTTCTGCCACAACCACCAAATAGATGTGGATTTGTTCCTGCGAAACTTGCGCCCTACAAAGGACTTGAGTGATGTGTTTAAGATATATTACATGTATGGCCATTCCCCATTTTCTGCTCTTATTTGTCATAAATGCGACTTGCACAGCTCATATGGGCCAGAGTTTTATAATGTGGTGTCCAGTAACGGTATTTGCCCCCCTTATAGCTGGTGCTCGCAAGAATATGAACAACTGTTTAATAGAGGGTTTATTGAACCTGGGAAGGTTGAGTTAATGGAAAGGCTGCAGGAAGTTATAGAGAAATATAATGAAGAATGTGGTTCAAAATGTGCAGTTCTCACTGAAGATAAGGATTTAATGTTATGCATCTGTGCTCCTTTaatgaaaagtgtttttgagTCTGGCTTTGCTGAAGATTTGATTACTGTGCGGTGCTTCTCAGGTCCTAAAGCAGCTTCAGAGCATCaaaagttaattttgtttttgtgtcATACGCCTATTGGATCTCTTCCCTTTGGTATTGTATTGACACGCAGTGAAGATACAACTGTTGCTTGCAACGGAGTAAAAACCTTGCTCATGTTACTGGGAATGCCTTCATATAGTCCTAAAACAATTATAGTGGATGAGAACTCTTTCGTGCATAAAACCCTCAAAGAAACCTTCCCCACATCTGAAATTATCTTTAATGAGTTTCAATTGTTGCAATCTATATGGAGAGTGATTCGATTGGTGTGCGAGAATGATCATGAGGAATTCCAGGCACTGTATAATatgtttttggttattttgaGCAGTCGCTCTGAAGAGGATTTCAACAGAAACTTCGataatttgcatatttatgCAGACAAATACCCGAAACTAAGTGACTTTGTCAAGTATTTTAAACTCAAATTCAACAACTACGTTCTTTATTGCCGTCCTCAAGTTGAGTTTAATATTGACGTACTAAATTACACAGATTCAGGCACTATTATTCTGCAAGATGTTTCAGTGAAGTATTgcgattattttaatattttgcaaatttttgattttttaaccaaaacaTACGTCACTCACTATGAACGGAAACTTGGGAATATTGTTGATGGAGATTTAAAGGGGTTTTTCAAGACCAACTTCTATGTTCccttaaatcaaatttccgGGTTTTCTTGCACCAAAGTAAGTGATACTGAGTTTTTAGTGGCGCTTAATAATACGCAATTTTATGTCAACGCCGAGCTAGACACATGCACTTGCGAAGTAGGGGTACATGGAGGGTCTTGTGTACATCAATATATCGTAGAAAATGAAGTAGGGTTGCTTCCTGAATGCTACACTCCTCTAGGCGAAGATATGCTCGCTATATTGAAGTCAATTTTAACCTACAAAGGCTCCATCAATAAAACGAGCCAAATAACTCATATCTGCCAAGACGAAGAGAatgataatattaaaattgaggTGGACTCTGTTATTGATGTGAACAGTTTAGGCCTTGTGGATGAGATTTTCCTTTCGagttcgaaaataaataatccatTTACTATTACTAAAATTGACGAAGAATTTGTTAAGGAACAATTGGGTGATAAACATGCTGAACTGGAGGAAACTAATACACAGATTAATAGAGAAGAGGAGTTAATAAGGAATGATGAAAAAGCTGGGGAAATAGCGGAATTTCTCACCAACCTGAATGAGAACAGCAGCTTCAGTTCAGTTGGAGCAGCTACAGAAACGAAGGAAACTACAAACACTATTGAAGACTTTCGAAACCAATTTCCAGATCACatagaaattattaatgaagaaGATACAGAATTGCCAGAAGAGTCATATTTTGCTGAGTATAAGGTAATGGACAAAGGAGTCTTGAGTATAGTTACTGACAATGACTACACCAACACTAGTATTCCTTCTACCAGTGAAGATCTTGTAGACAGTTTTGAGGACTCCAATCTAGTTCTAATCTCCCCAAAAGACTTCTTTGATGGCCCTGAAAAAGGAGAAGATGACGCCACAGATAATTCAGACTCAAAAGTCAACATTCTCTCTTCTGTGGTGATTAAACCCCGCAAATCTCCAAGTCAAGAAAAAATTCCTACTAAAATGAGCCTCAAAGACCTGAGGAAAAAAGACTCAAAAATGTCTTCGAATTCCAATTTGGTGGCCAGAATTAACGAGGTCTCAATATCTCGTGTTCCAACCAAAAAAGTCAACAGTTTTAATGGTCGCAGTTTAAAATCTGTTTCTCCTGATAATAAACCTCCCAAAATTACTGGATTGACAGTGCTACAAACGCTGCAACAGAAGCCCGATTTACTTGTAGTTCCAACATCGATAGATGAATTGAAAATCGTAAACAAACATGAAGATTTAAAGAAGGAAGAAATAATGGCACATCTCTTAAATGTCACTGCTGGAGAGAATAAAGATACTGCAGAAACTGAAgagattattaaatttgtagtAGAAGAAGATCCCGAGATTGCACCAAAGACTATTAAAAAGCCGGGTAAAGAGTCCTCTTTAGATCTGTCTGGATATGTTAGTGATACTGTAGGTGATATTATTGAGATCGACTCGGACGATCTAGAAGAATTAGCTTCTAAAGAATATTTCCCATTAACTAATAGCTCctttaagatgcaatcaaaaaataacatcacAGATAGCGGAGACGTCTTTAAAACTCAACTCTCCACCGCTTTTGGCCAGTTAACAGAGCTGGCAAATAAAAACACCTTCAAACAGTCAGTGTCCAAGTTTCTGAACAAATTCAAGGAACTCAAATCTAGTGACAAGCTGGTTTCAGCACTGGAGAATTTCGGATCAGAGTTGCCCGTGCAAATTAAAACTCAATTGGTACCAAGAAAATCACCAGGAATTAACTGTGAACTTTCAGACTTCTCGGATGACTCCAGCGACTTCGAGCACTATAGTGACTGTAGAACTAGCTGCAGTGAGTATCACTCCGAGTTGGAGGAGCTGGACGACGAAGACTATCAAGAGTACCTTCGACAAGAGGCCAAGGCGAATGAGTCAGTTATGAGACTACCAAGTGATTTGCCTGGAAACTTGAATCGACCCTTTGGGATTGAGAATAAGCCCTCACAAAATAGTAGGACCGCAACACTCACAAAGCCTCAGGCGaatgtgagtcatgttaagaAAGGTACGCCAatgaaaaagagattttactCGTCTGATGATTCTGATAGTGATGCTTCGAAATCAAGTGGTGTATTAAAGAGTAACGTATTGAGAAGTGTTGGGTTGACGGCCAGGAGAGTTACTCCGAATGTTAAGCAGATACTACCTAGTGATGTCGGTAGGAATTGgataagtaaaaataacagCTTAAATAAAAGaggattttttcaaagaaatgtgATAGTTCAACCTAATTATCGCACGTTTGTTAGCAGTGACACTTCTGAAAGTGACAGTGAGGCAAAGCCTGCTAAAACCAAGCTCCAACCTAGAATTAAGAGCATCACTAACAATCCTAAAAAACGTgtccaaaggaaaaaaagcgAGAGTGGGATTGATAGTGAAGTTTCCGAACCATCTAAAGCTGCGAAAACCATCACTGCATTATCACCCGGCAATATGGTAAAGCACGATACTAGAGAATTGGAGCATATATTGACCGGCGACGATGCTAAGGTGCCTTGCCAACCAAAGAGGAATAAATTAAAGACATCGTTATTAGAAAACGAGGAACTTGCGTTTTTGTTTGACGACCCCAGGTTTGAGGCCATAGTGATGGATACAGAAGACCCTCCTAATGATGTCTCGAATTTATCAATTCCAAAGCCTAAAAAGAACAGTAATGGGGATGCTTTAAGAAATGAGTTGCGTGAGGCTGTTGATGATATCACAACAATGTTGATTGGGCCCCAGGAAACTAAGCAAGCAAGTGTCAAACCTGGGAAAAGTAATTTAGAATTTGTAAAAGTGAAGTctgaaaaaactgtaaatcATCGAAATTACAAAGgtacaaatttaaaactggAGAGGATGAAGATAAGCAGAAGTTTATTCGATCGTCGAAACTGTGAAAGTACTAACTTTAGACCAGAGAAAGTGAAGATGGAAAGAAGTTTATTAGATGGGCGAAATTCCAAAGGTACTTCCATGCCAGCCTCCATATTGGAACCTCGGAATCTAGGCTATGAagatatttataaacaatttctggaaaactctcaTATACACAAAGAAAAGAAACCTGCTGTAAAAGCACGGGCAAAAATCAACTTTCCCGAAGAAGCTTCCTCATCTGACAGTGAAGACTCGGAGATTTTGGAAAAACTCACTTTTTCGAAGAAGAATCAAAGGCGAAAGCAGAAAGTACCAGATTTGCAACTCATAGTACTAATAGAGAGAAATATGCTGGTTGAGGAGAAATGTAGAGCTATGAAGCGAAAACAAGCTGGTTGGAAAGGAAAAAGGGGATACAAAGAACTATTGGAGAATGCACAACGCATGAAGtttatgtga
- the LOC136346135 gene encoding uncharacterized protein, producing MLPWTLFFLANFLWESSHSLKLTEFYVPRSPRGTTDEVHMNCKYDLEGEVLYDVKWYKDDMQFFRCMANGSVHDYQLEGVKLRSSSYAAIGSCPITLIGLTSRSGGTYKCEVTLDDPAFRMVSGVKVFKVVQSSRRTQEFNDVSSERIRSSPIKNQTNVPLLSSGGDRRLQPIITVYVVVFIVLLFCRL from the exons ATGCTGCCTTGGACCCTGTTTTTCCTTG CTAATTTTCTCTGGGAGTCCTCTCACTCCCTCAAACTGACCGAATTCTACGTTCCAAGATCACCTAGAGGTACGACTGATGAAGTACACATGAACTGCAAGTACGACCTAGAAGGAGAGGTACTTTACGACGTCAAATGGTACAAAGATGACATGCAGTTCTTCCGATGCATGGCCAATGGCAGTGTTCACGACTATCAACTTGAAGGG gtGAAGCTGCGCTCCTCAAGCTATGCAGCAATAGGGTCCTGCCCTATCACTCTTATAGGACTCACCAGCAGGTCTGGAGGTACATACAAGTGCGAGGTGACCTTAGATGATCCAGCCTTTAGGATGGTTTCTGGAGTGAAGGTTTTTAAGGTGGTACAGTCCTCCAGGAGAACGCAGGAGTTCAATGATGTTAGTTCTGAAAGGATTAGAA GCTCACCTATCAAGAATCAAACCAATGTTCCCTTATTAAGTAGTGGTG GGGACAGAAGATTACAGCCAATTATAACTGTTTATGTTGTagtatttattgttttgttattttgtagATTGTAG
- the LOC136346133 gene encoding cyclic GMP-AMP synthase-like receptor isoform X2 — MKHHSALFSALFKAKYHGGSYYDRLKVGRPNEYDLDIILTLPKMVNPVLICGDSPGFVQVKLENLENILQKSAKVQEKFKDLDTLLASKTFLSTIKVQSWFERVFAMVYNGFSKKGNETYLDVTLNPRKRGDVTKIFIKMIKEGPAFTLKITGKETDNSDIQLDIDLVPCFWFDGNQHWPKESDGYHANLISTKSSFLVVPKKPRDETMDKSLLERYWRFSFQEQERELIGKDKKCLKPSLKILKKLRDRCNHNIPSYFIKTIFLRAVDKEDVKFWSQPVIFVIINMLKKYEKHIREGKIPYYWNESYNLINYMNEPTTRGIANQLQKIISEIHIGLKDSIDPYAVVKHFLTTEEFDRLKFDVPLSKNQKKRIQKSKIRRALDNLSLPTDSPDSAPPLLQLDFTSSDVAYIQKYLNAYDKRQNHNYRKEMVQIQSTTRENAEDNEIVAYVKKIENKLDKVVNRFEKSFEEGRAMSLRLQRLEKSMTALKINNGSLRGQVRDGESIEDLLSIHQVDREQ; from the exons ATGAAACATCACAGTGCTCTATTTAGTGCCCTGTTCAAGGCGAAATACCACGGGGGCAGCTATTATGACCGACTGAAAGTGGGCAGGCCCAACGAATACGACTTGGACATAATTCTAACTTTACCT AAAATGGTTAATCCTGTACTCATCTGCGGCGATTCACCTGGATTTGTTCAggtgaaattggaaaatttggagAACATTTTACAAAAGTCTGCTAAAGTGCAAGAGAAATTCAA AGATCTCGACACCTTACTGGCGTCAAAAACCTTTCTCTCCACCATTAAAGTCCAAAGTTGGTTCGAAAGGGTGTTCGCCATGGTTTATAATGGTTTCTCAAAGAAGGGAAATGAAACGTACCTTGACGTTACTTTAAATCCTCGAAAGCGCGGAGACGTTACTAAAATCTTT attaaaatgattaaagaaGGGCCAGCTTTCACATTGAAAATTACGGGCAAAGAAACAGATAATTCCGATATTCAATTGGACATTGATTTGGTGCCTTGCTTCTGGTTTGACGGTAATCAACATTGGCCTAAGGAATCTGATGGGTATCATGCAAATCTCATCAGTACAAAG TCCTCATTCCTGGTGGTGCCCAAGAAGCCCAGAGATGAGACCATGGACAAATCTCTCTTAGAGCGATATTGGAGGTTCTCTTTTCAGGAGCAGGAGCGGGAGCTCATTGGCAAGgacaaaaaatgtctaaagccttctttaaaaattttgaag AAACTAAGGGATAGATGCAACCACAATATTCctagttattttattaaaacaatcttTCTGCGAGCTGTTGATAAAGAAGACGTAAAGTTTTGGAGCCAGCCAGTGATCTTTGTGATTATTAAT ATGttaaagaaatatgaaaaGCACATTCGTGAGGGGAAAATTCCGTACTACTGGAACGAGAGCTACAATCTGATCAATTATATGAATGAACCCACTACTCGAGGAATTGCAAATCAGCtgcagaaaattatttctgaaataCATATAGGGCTGAAGGACTCTATAGATCCTTATGCTGTAGTGAAACACTTCC tcaCCACCGAGGAATTTGAcagattaaaatttgacgTTCCCTTGAGCAAAAACCAGAAGAAAAGAATCCAGAAGTCAAAAATCAGAAGAGCGTTGGACAACTTATCCTTGCCCACTGACTCCCCCGATTCGGCACCCCCATTGCTTCAACTAGATTTTACTTCCTCGGATGTAGCCTATAtccagaaatatttgaatgcgTACGACAAGAGGCAGAATCACAATTATCGCAAAGAAATGGTTCAGATTCAAAGTACAACCAGGGAGAACGCTGAAGACAATGAGATAGTTgcatatgtgaaaaaaattgagaataaatTGGACAAAGTAGTGAATAGATTTGAGAAAAGTTTTGAAGAAGGGAGAGCAATGAGTTTGAGGCTTCAGAGGTTGGAGAAAAGCATGACagcattgaaaattaataatgggaGTTTGAGAGGGCAGGTTCGTGACGGTGAATCTATAGAAGACTTATTGAGTATTCATCAAGTTGATAGGGAGCAGTAA
- the LOC136346133 gene encoding cyclic GMP-AMP synthase-like receptor isoform X1 — protein sequence MDNNYTMISNDEKKLYACIENMVNYINGKFIALPKKEKQRNNIILNTIIKTIIERMKHHSALFSALFKAKYHGGSYYDRLKVGRPNEYDLDIILTLPKMVNPVLICGDSPGFVQVKLENLENILQKSAKVQEKFKDLDTLLASKTFLSTIKVQSWFERVFAMVYNGFSKKGNETYLDVTLNPRKRGDVTKIFIKMIKEGPAFTLKITGKETDNSDIQLDIDLVPCFWFDGNQHWPKESDGYHANLISTKSSFLVVPKKPRDETMDKSLLERYWRFSFQEQERELIGKDKKCLKPSLKILKKLRDRCNHNIPSYFIKTIFLRAVDKEDVKFWSQPVIFVIINMLKKYEKHIREGKIPYYWNESYNLINYMNEPTTRGIANQLQKIISEIHIGLKDSIDPYAVVKHFLTTEEFDRLKFDVPLSKNQKKRIQKSKIRRALDNLSLPTDSPDSAPPLLQLDFTSSDVAYIQKYLNAYDKRQNHNYRKEMVQIQSTTRENAEDNEIVAYVKKIENKLDKVVNRFEKSFEEGRAMSLRLQRLEKSMTALKINNGSLRGQVRDGESIEDLLSIHQVDREQ from the exons ATGGATAACAACTATACCATGATATCCAACGATGAAAAAAAGCTCTACGCTTGTATAGAAAACATGGTCAACTATATTAATGGCAAATTCATAGCTTTGCCCAAGAAAGAAAAACAGAGGAACAATATCATCTTGAATACA ataatcAAAACGATAATAGAAAGAATGAAACATCACAGTGCTCTATTTAGTGCCCTGTTCAAGGCGAAATACCACGGGGGCAGCTATTATGACCGACTGAAAGTGGGCAGGCCCAACGAATACGACTTGGACATAATTCTAACTTTACCT AAAATGGTTAATCCTGTACTCATCTGCGGCGATTCACCTGGATTTGTTCAggtgaaattggaaaatttggagAACATTTTACAAAAGTCTGCTAAAGTGCAAGAGAAATTCAA AGATCTCGACACCTTACTGGCGTCAAAAACCTTTCTCTCCACCATTAAAGTCCAAAGTTGGTTCGAAAGGGTGTTCGCCATGGTTTATAATGGTTTCTCAAAGAAGGGAAATGAAACGTACCTTGACGTTACTTTAAATCCTCGAAAGCGCGGAGACGTTACTAAAATCTTT attaaaatgattaaagaaGGGCCAGCTTTCACATTGAAAATTACGGGCAAAGAAACAGATAATTCCGATATTCAATTGGACATTGATTTGGTGCCTTGCTTCTGGTTTGACGGTAATCAACATTGGCCTAAGGAATCTGATGGGTATCATGCAAATCTCATCAGTACAAAG TCCTCATTCCTGGTGGTGCCCAAGAAGCCCAGAGATGAGACCATGGACAAATCTCTCTTAGAGCGATATTGGAGGTTCTCTTTTCAGGAGCAGGAGCGGGAGCTCATTGGCAAGgacaaaaaatgtctaaagccttctttaaaaattttgaag AAACTAAGGGATAGATGCAACCACAATATTCctagttattttattaaaacaatcttTCTGCGAGCTGTTGATAAAGAAGACGTAAAGTTTTGGAGCCAGCCAGTGATCTTTGTGATTATTAAT ATGttaaagaaatatgaaaaGCACATTCGTGAGGGGAAAATTCCGTACTACTGGAACGAGAGCTACAATCTGATCAATTATATGAATGAACCCACTACTCGAGGAATTGCAAATCAGCtgcagaaaattatttctgaaataCATATAGGGCTGAAGGACTCTATAGATCCTTATGCTGTAGTGAAACACTTCC tcaCCACCGAGGAATTTGAcagattaaaatttgacgTTCCCTTGAGCAAAAACCAGAAGAAAAGAATCCAGAAGTCAAAAATCAGAAGAGCGTTGGACAACTTATCCTTGCCCACTGACTCCCCCGATTCGGCACCCCCATTGCTTCAACTAGATTTTACTTCCTCGGATGTAGCCTATAtccagaaatatttgaatgcgTACGACAAGAGGCAGAATCACAATTATCGCAAAGAAATGGTTCAGATTCAAAGTACAACCAGGGAGAACGCTGAAGACAATGAGATAGTTgcatatgtgaaaaaaattgagaataaatTGGACAAAGTAGTGAATAGATTTGAGAAAAGTTTTGAAGAAGGGAGAGCAATGAGTTTGAGGCTTCAGAGGTTGGAGAAAAGCATGACagcattgaaaattaataatgggaGTTTGAGAGGGCAGGTTCGTGACGGTGAATCTATAGAAGACTTATTGAGTATTCATCAAGTTGATAGGGAGCAGTAA